A DNA window from Fibrobacter succinogenes contains the following coding sequences:
- a CDS encoding GDYXXLXY domain-containing protein yields the protein MSKNYKIVLAVNLILVLLFFTFSVIQKETLIGEGTEVLLRLAPVDPRSLMQGDYMALNYQVFDKIGYDSKSGYIVVKMGRNRVAEFVRLQSGKNVNDGELIIRYKRDLGRLTIGADNYFFQEGSAKKYEKAEYGLLKVDSDGNSILVGLCNKDGRLIE from the coding sequence ATGAGTAAAAATTATAAAATCGTATTAGCAGTGAACCTGATACTGGTACTCCTGTTCTTTACCTTTTCGGTGATACAAAAAGAAACGCTGATTGGCGAAGGCACCGAAGTCTTGTTGCGCCTTGCGCCGGTTGACCCGCGTTCGCTTATGCAGGGCGACTATATGGCGTTGAATTATCAAGTTTTCGATAAAATAGGCTACGATTCAAAATCTGGCTACATTGTGGTAAAAATGGGCCGCAATAGGGTGGCAGAGTTTGTGCGCCTGCAGAGCGGCAAAAATGTGAACGATGGAGAACTTATAATCCGTTATAAGAGAGATTTGGGACGGTTGACTATTGGAGCCGATAACTATTTTTTCCAGGAAGGTTCCGCTAAAAAATACGAAAAAGCTGAATATGGCTTGCTAAAAGTGGATTCGGATGGCAACAGCATACTCGTTGGATTATGCAATAAAGATGGACGATTGATTGAGTAG
- a CDS encoding DUF4401 domain-containing protein produces MENNSPKSNHLPWPLLIVMGFGGIIIAALLAGIVALFVQGHLAIYGMLSVVAIVCAIVFSQDTESDDNDVLLLLVAFPLFIVGFTFGYVAGDHHLTLTLVLQFVAAILSFALSKMRLCRQMLICYASVVLPLIFFSYFDNFLSGHAMKNRNIEMSCFAIIVVYMGIFAATIRDKWFASTVVKDYLKTIRFATAAVSVVLLWFIHGDNTAFAIVFAAISFVIACILLRNYVTGEKLIVGYILALSCSMSTALYPAMALPIVGMLLSFLVLDYVCLVIFSATFVGGLAYFYYDLDMLLINKSYLLMASGLFFLLMFYFVKRVIK; encoded by the coding sequence ATGGAAAATAATAGCCCTAAATCCAACCATTTGCCTTGGCCATTGCTGATAGTGATGGGCTTTGGCGGAATAATCATTGCCGCGCTGTTGGCTGGTATAGTAGCTCTTTTTGTGCAAGGTCACTTGGCTATATATGGCATGCTATCGGTGGTTGCAATTGTTTGTGCGATAGTCTTTTCGCAAGACACAGAGTCCGACGACAATGATGTGTTGTTGCTGTTGGTGGCGTTTCCGCTGTTTATTGTCGGGTTTACATTCGGGTATGTTGCAGGTGATCACCACTTGACGCTGACTCTGGTGCTGCAATTTGTGGCGGCTATTTTGTCGTTTGCTTTGAGCAAGATGCGCTTGTGCCGGCAGATGCTGATTTGCTATGCTTCAGTGGTGCTTCCGCTTATTTTCTTCTCGTATTTCGACAATTTTTTATCTGGTCACGCGATGAAAAATCGCAATATCGAAATGTCCTGTTTTGCGATTATCGTAGTCTACATGGGCATATTTGCTGCCACCATCAGAGATAAATGGTTTGCTTCAACAGTGGTTAAAGACTATCTGAAAACCATCCGTTTTGCTACGGCCGCAGTATCAGTTGTGCTTTTGTGGTTTATTCATGGCGACAATACTGCATTTGCAATTGTTTTTGCGGCAATCAGTTTTGTTATTGCTTGTATTTTGCTGCGCAATTATGTTACAGGCGAAAAGTTGATTGTTGGTTATATACTTGCGCTATCTTGCAGTATGTCTACAGCGTTGTATCCTGCTATGGCTTTGCCGATTGTAGGAATGTTGCTGTCGTTTTTGGTTCTCGACTATGTGTGCTTGGTTATCTTTTCTGCAACATTTGTTGGAGGACTCGCTTACTTCTATTACGATTTAGATATGTTGCTGATAAACAAGTCTTATCTGCTGATGGCTTCGGGATTGTTTTTCTTGCTGATGTTTTACTTTGTTAAACGCGTGATCAAATGA
- a CDS encoding DUF2157 domain-containing protein, with protein sequence MNFSTKKIYFRSNHKTITFNMDDSIILSGSDKPKLADAKAWMRFLQIFTLTLGSGLMLAGIIFFFAYNWEHMHRFVKMGIAVALILAIFAVAVKVKMSDFTRKITVSVLCGLVGVFWAIFGQVYQTKADSYVFFLSWAFCILAWVFIADFYPLWTFFIALFSMGVVPLFPNGDWFTTVFMLYGAAWISFFILASKYLPCLSAPPSWFTSLLFTIEFGVAVSVVCLVIFSEVSALNLLIAFAVTAATIWFALKQKGIWLYSMLFLGALSVLECVFIRCLSHDLGGLLLHLMLSAAALAGAAFAIVEQYRKWKQEKSETSTKQSVIDNGK encoded by the coding sequence GTGAATTTTTCCACGAAAAAGATATATTTTAGAAGTAACCATAAAACAATTACTTTTAATATGGACGATTCAATTATATTATCAGGGAGCGACAAGCCTAAATTGGCCGATGCTAAGGCTTGGATGCGATTTTTGCAGATTTTTACGCTGACGTTAGGCTCGGGGTTGATGCTTGCGGGCATAATATTCTTCTTTGCCTACAATTGGGAGCACATGCACCGCTTTGTGAAAATGGGCATAGCCGTGGCGTTGATTCTTGCGATTTTTGCGGTGGCTGTGAAAGTGAAGATGAGCGACTTCACTCGCAAAATCACGGTATCTGTGCTATGTGGGCTTGTGGGCGTATTTTGGGCGATATTCGGACAAGTGTATCAGACCAAGGCCGATTCTTACGTATTTTTTCTCTCTTGGGCATTCTGCATCTTGGCGTGGGTGTTTATCGCTGATTTCTATCCGCTTTGGACGTTCTTTATTGCGCTTTTTTCGATGGGCGTTGTTCCTTTATTTCCAAACGGAGATTGGTTTACGACAGTGTTTATGCTTTATGGTGCGGCGTGGATTTCATTTTTTATTTTGGCTTCAAAATATCTGCCGTGTTTGTCCGCTCCGCCGTCTTGGTTTACAAGCCTTTTGTTTACAATTGAATTTGGCGTAGCTGTGTCCGTAGTGTGCCTTGTAATTTTTAGTGAAGTGTCTGCGCTTAATCTTCTGATTGCTTTTGCAGTAACTGCTGCGACAATATGGTTTGCGCTGAAGCAGAAGGGTATATGGCTTTATTCCATGTTGTTCTTAGGCGCGTTGAGTGTGCTGGAATGCGTTTTTATCAGATGTCTCTCACATGATTTGGGTGGACTATTGCTCCACTTGATGCTAAGTGCTGCTGCCTTGGCTGGAGCGGCCTTTGCTATTGTAGAACAATACAGAAAGTGGAAGCAAGAAAAATCTGAAACGTCAACAAAACAATCGGTTATCGACAATGGAAAATAA
- the dxr gene encoding 1-deoxy-D-xylulose-5-phosphate reductoisomerase has product MKNVVLLGATGSIGTSSVDVIHQHSDIFNLYAVAANSSVEKVAEIVRKYNVERVCMFNEAAAKELEGLLGKKVLAGMDGLCELAADPKADIIINALMGAVGCLPTITAIEHGKHVALANKETMVMAGPVIWDKLAENPKSFITPIDSEHSAIFQCLEGGKRESEVEFLEITASGGPFREWPIEKFENITVADALNHPVWSMGKKITIDSASMMNKGLEVLEAHFLFHIPYDQIKVVVHPQSMVHSLVQFRDGSLMAQLGAPDMRIPIQVALTWPDRLKLETKRLDLPTLAKLTFFEPDFNKFRCLALAFDAGRRGGIVPAMMNAANEVLVDRFLKGNLKFTDIPKYVEMVMDKAPNVTGHLSLEQVLEADKEARLMTESFLK; this is encoded by the coding sequence ATGAAAAACGTCGTTCTTCTCGGTGCCACCGGTTCTATCGGCACCTCCAGTGTTGATGTGATTCACCAACATTCCGACATCTTTAACCTTTACGCTGTGGCTGCCAATAGCAGTGTCGAAAAGGTTGCTGAAATCGTTCGCAAGTACAATGTCGAACGCGTTTGCATGTTCAACGAAGCTGCCGCGAAGGAACTCGAAGGCTTGCTCGGCAAAAAAGTGCTCGCTGGCATGGATGGTCTTTGCGAACTTGCTGCCGACCCCAAGGCCGACATTATCATCAACGCTCTGATGGGCGCTGTGGGCTGCCTTCCGACCATTACCGCTATTGAACACGGCAAGCACGTGGCTCTCGCTAACAAAGAAACGATGGTGATGGCAGGCCCGGTTATTTGGGACAAACTTGCCGAAAATCCGAAGTCCTTCATCACGCCCATTGACTCTGAACACAGCGCCATTTTCCAGTGCCTTGAAGGCGGCAAGCGCGAATCTGAAGTGGAATTCCTCGAAATCACGGCTTCGGGTGGCCCGTTCCGCGAATGGCCTATCGAAAAGTTCGAAAACATCACAGTCGCTGACGCCCTCAATCATCCGGTGTGGAGCATGGGCAAGAAGATTACGATTGACTCTGCGTCCATGATGAACAAGGGGCTCGAAGTGCTCGAAGCACACTTCTTGTTCCACATTCCGTATGACCAGATCAAGGTCGTGGTTCACCCGCAGTCCATGGTGCACTCGCTGGTGCAGTTCCGCGATGGTTCCTTGATGGCACAGCTCGGCGCTCCCGACATGCGCATTCCTATCCAGGTGGCACTCACGTGGCCGGATCGTCTCAAGCTCGAAACGAAGCGCCTCGACTTGCCGACTCTTGCAAAGCTCACGTTCTTCGAACCGGACTTCAACAAGTTCCGTTGCCTCGCTCTTGCGTTTGACGCAGGCCGCCGTGGCGGTATCGTCCCTGCGATGATGAACGCTGCAAACGAAGTCCTCGTGGACCGCTTCCTCAAAGGGAACCTCAAGTTCACGGACATCCCGAAGTATGTGGAAATGGTGATGGACAAGGCTCCGAATGTCACAGGCCATCTCTCGCTCGAACAAGTTCTCGAAGCCGACAAGGAAGCCCGCCTCATGACAGAAAGCTTCTTGAAGTAA